CACCGCCACTCCCGAAGATCTCGAGGAAGCCTCCGAACACCTGGCTCCGATGGTTGAAAGTATTTCTGCGGAAGCCTATGAAAAAGCGGAAAACCACTTCATCACCAGGGATTTCAACGAAGGCATCTACGCTCCGGTCAAGATTCAGTTCTGTGTCAAGGGTGGAGACTTCTTCCGCAAAGGCTATTCCTATTCCGGCAAGATGCGCGTGCTCAACAATATCCTGAGCAACGAGTATCTTTATAAACAGATCCGCGTCAACGGAGGCGCCTACGGTGCGATGTCCAATTTCACCACTTCGGGACATCAATACTTTGCCTCATACCGCGATCCAAACCTGCGCGAGAGCTTGGACGTCTTTGACACTGTGCCCCAGTATCTGCGTGGATTTCAATGCAGCCAGAGGGATATGGATAAATATATCATCGGCGACATCTCGAATCTGGATTATCCCAAGACCCCGGAATCAATCGGAGCCGCGGCGGATGATGATTATCTCACCGGATTCACTCATGAAGACCGGCAACAGATACGCGACGAAGTGCTTTCCACCAAGATAGAAGACATCCGCGCTTATGCAGATATGATCGAAGCAATCATGACCAAGCATCACTGTTGTGTATTTGGCAACGAAGCAATAGTGAAGGAAGCTGCGGAACTCTTCGACGTGCTCACACCAGTCTTTAAACAGGATAAATGAAGCAAAAAGATAAAAAGAAAAGAACCCGATACACCGGTAGGCTGAGAGCTATCAGCCTGCCGGATCTCGACATCCTCGATGACGAGCGGGAGAAAAGCGAATATAAGACCCTACGCGCCGCCCACAAACAGCAAAAGAGTTTCAAAAGCGGCATGGAACTCCTGCATGGACGCATCACCGAGATCATGAGCAACTACCTTTATGTCGTGGAGGCTGGGGGAACCTATTACAACGCTTCGCTTTGCGGGCGCATGAAGCAGTTCATCTATGGCAGTCAAGCGCTCTCAGCGGTGGGGGATTATGTTCAGCTCGATATCTCCCACGCGCCCAACCATCGCATCGAAAACATCCTGCCTCGCAAAAACACACTTTCCCGATTCACCGGAGGCTCATTCCAAAAGGAGATCATCCTCGCCGCGAACATCGATCAGGTGATCATCACCGTTTCCTGGAGAATGCCGATGATCAAACCGGGATTGATCGACCGCTATCTCTGCATCGCCGCGCTGCAAAACATCTCACCCGTCATCGTCATCAACAAGATCGACCTCTGCGAGGATCACGAGGAACTGGAAGAAACCATCTCCTACTACCGGCAGATCGGCATTCCCATCCTCTGCACTTCGATCATCAGCGGCGAGGGTATGGAAGAGCTCCGGAGCCTGGTCAAAGACCGCGATTCCGTGTTCTCCGGTCAATCCGGCACGGGTAAAAGCTCATTGATCAACTGGTTGCAGCCTGGTTTGAATCTCCTCACCGCCGAAGTGAGCGACTATAACGAAAAGGGCAGGCACACCACCACTCAGGCAATCTTGATCCCCTGGAGCTTCGGAGGACACCTTTTGGACACCCCCGGCATCAAGACGGTGAACCTCCACAGTGAAGACAAGGCATTGATCCCCAAGGTCTTCCCCGGTTTCGACACCATAGCCCTAAACTGCCGGTTTCGCGATTGCAGCCACACTTGCGAAGAAGACTGCGCTGTGCTGCAAGCTCTCGAAGCGGACATTATTCCCATCGAGCGTTATGACACCTACCTGCGCATCCTGAGTTCGCTATAAAGGTCTGTTATGAAAAACTTTGCCATCTTCATCAACCCTGCCTACCCTGACCTGAGCAGCATCTTCGACCTGTTGAACAAACTGCGCGAAGAATATCACATCACGTTTTATGCCACGCCACAGCAACGCGACATCATCCCGGAACCGATCAAAATCTGCGATCCTGACGATAAAAACCTCCCCCGCATCGACTGCATCCTCGTTTTCGGCGGAGATGGCAGCATCCTGCGTGCCAAGGACTTGGCACTGAAAACCAAGGCTCCGATCCTGGGCATCAACCTCGGCTATCTGGGTTTCCTCTCCGAAACGTCGCTTACGGAGATCAAAGCCTCTATCGAGAATCTTATCGGCAAAAAATACCGCCTCCTATCCCGAATGCTGCTCAACTGCCATTTGAGGCGGGGTGGCGCGATTATCTATACCGGGCTCGCGCTGAACGACGTGGTGGTCTATAAAGCTGAAACTCCACGCCTGATCCATGTGCGGATCTTCAACCACGGCAGATTCGTCTTTGACACACGCTGCGATGGAGTGATCGCCAGCACGCCAACCGGCTCCACGGCATATTCTCTTTCCGCGGGTGGACCGATTCTTTCTCCGGAAATGCAGGCGATCGTGCTTTGCCCCCTGAATCCTCATCTGCTCAGCATGCGTCCGATGGTCTTTCCCGCCAGGGACCAGATTATGTTGCGCGTGCACGGACTATGCCAACCCGCCTGGCTGCAGATTGACGGAGTAAACACCATCCCCATCGAGGAAAACGACGAAGTGATGATCAGCGCCGCCAAACAGAGCGTATCATTCATCAAACTTTCAAACCGCACCTTCTATCAGATCCTGCGCAAGAAACTCCATCTGGGAAAGTGATGCTGACCGAGATATTTATCCAAAACTACCTATTCGTGCCGGAACAACGCCTTTCCTTCGGCAAAGGAATGACCGTCCTGAGCGGTGAAACCGGTGCCGGAAAATCCATCCTCGTGGGTTCTATCTCGCTGATCTTCGCGGAAAACTCACCCTCGCTGGAAGCTTTCGATCCTGCAAAACCCATCTATCTGGAAGCCTGTTTCGACATCTCCGCCAACCCCGAAGTAAAGGAAAAACTCGCCGAATTCGGCTATGAAATCGATGACGAACTCACTCTCGCCCGCGAAACCGGCATCAGCGGCAAATCTTCCTATTTTCTGAATGGCAGAAAGGTCTCCGCGACGATC
The Candidatus Cloacimonadaceae bacterium genome window above contains:
- the rsgA gene encoding ribosome small subunit-dependent GTPase A, with amino-acid sequence MKQKDKKKRTRYTGRLRAISLPDLDILDDEREKSEYKTLRAAHKQQKSFKSGMELLHGRITEIMSNYLYVVEAGGTYYNASLCGRMKQFIYGSQALSAVGDYVQLDISHAPNHRIENILPRKNTLSRFTGGSFQKEIILAANIDQVIITVSWRMPMIKPGLIDRYLCIAALQNISPVIVINKIDLCEDHEELEETISYYRQIGIPILCTSIISGEGMEELRSLVKDRDSVFSGQSGTGKSSLINWLQPGLNLLTAEVSDYNEKGRHTTTQAILIPWSFGGHLLDTPGIKTVNLHSEDKALIPKVFPGFDTIALNCRFRDCSHTCEEDCAVLQALEADIIPIERYDTYLRILSSL
- a CDS encoding NAD(+)/NADH kinase, whose translation is MKNFAIFINPAYPDLSSIFDLLNKLREEYHITFYATPQQRDIIPEPIKICDPDDKNLPRIDCILVFGGDGSILRAKDLALKTKAPILGINLGYLGFLSETSLTEIKASIENLIGKKYRLLSRMLLNCHLRRGGAIIYTGLALNDVVVYKAETPRLIHVRIFNHGRFVFDTRCDGVIASTPTGSTAYSLSAGGPILSPEMQAIVLCPLNPHLLSMRPMVFPARDQIMLRVHGLCQPAWLQIDGVNTIPIEENDEVMISAAKQSVSFIKLSNRTFYQILRKKLHLGK